One part of the Papilio machaon chromosome 5, ilPapMach1.1, whole genome shotgun sequence genome encodes these proteins:
- the LOC106713543 gene encoding uncharacterized protein LOC106713543: protein MFGYFKLWFILVAVAPPDLLAAYVTKNFDCGPYGFVCEGTTKLRLCEGDNLLGPAFRCPENTICNEDSSDVCENTINNIDPAITRTVRCHRNERIADPTVAGCKGYILCIPNKNRFQGIKFKCSGNTIFNGYTRTCSSPDKYKCPLTNVTKKPSTFYQQDNRRIDTISENINYGNSDMSSHWHRPIDCKNYKFAVTQDQSPVRATYFCPSRVAGGESAIRCTIFSNQFCITLERDDKDSFIQAAGVAYRKPRTNVP from the exons ATGTTCGGTTACTTCAAACTTTGGTTTATCTTG GTTGCCGTTGCGCCGCCTGATTTGTTAGCAGCGtatgtaacaaaaaactttGACTGCGGTCCGTACGGCTTCGTTTGTGAAGGAACAACTAAACTAAGGCTCTGCGAAGGAGACAATCTGCTAGGGCCAGCCTTCAGATGTCCAGAAAATACCATTTGTAACGAGGACTCCAGTGATGTGTGcgaaaatacaataaacaacaTCGATCCAGCGATCACTAGGACTGTGAGATGTCATCGAAACGAAAGAATTGCCGACCCAACAGTCGCGGGTTGCAAAGGATATATCCTATGTATACCTAACAAGAACAGATTCCAAGGTATCAAGTTCAAATGTTCAGGAAACACAATATTCAACGGTTACACGCGAACTTGCTCATCGCCagacaaatataaatgtcCTCTGACAAATGTAACGAAAAAACCTTCAACATTTTACCAACAAGATAATCGCAGAATAGATACTATctcagaaaatataaattacggTAACTCAGACATGAGCTCCCACTGGCATAGACCAATCGATTGCAAGAATTATAAGTTTGCTGTCACTCAAGATCAAAGCCCGGTCCGCGCGACGTATTTCTGCCCATCTCGCGTTGCCGGTGGTGAATCCGCAATAAGATGcacaatattttcaaatcaatTCTGCATTACACTAGAAAGAGACGACAAGGACTCTTTTATACAGGCAGCAGGTGTTGCTTATCGTAAACCTCGGACGAATGTTCcgtga
- the LOC106713490 gene encoding merozoite surface protein 1-like, whose product MDLFLFLITIFCLPLITKTQPFIDCSGKSFLCENSTHFTICVDVGGGVSMTVGNIVLSCPPTTFCDENNTFECEYRTSTSITPIPTSQGTDITTETTEARLTTNIYDEFLFTSDSQQAEENTVFPTQQKYIIPGNANVIFDDTDNAVLVYGNIDSELVNSTSINEKITKNVNVTNSENINDVKNKINDMNQKFTRRDKEPTPKLEESRNELSTDTTDKMMTSFSEIPSDSVTTEESSTLEYVTNTKNIEISATTSISLPDIGSELSNITHNSSNLKNISENIIKNNKTIDIDTNFTVNKLADNELSSIIIERSPFNALESNSNLSNAVGNDVNTSHNDEIITDKAKELLNMATESYIQNTTYSRDISPNFSAHLNETISTLPEESVILTTSTPVKIATSNLNTPTEIYAQNDVFSRGIVLPDSVDFNSAGNVLKITTLRSDKLGDNENIIYFEDLVHPTTKVDNVTSHMSTTTKTYSLNGIMPNPIIPPESSELDITFGDILKVNKDITDLQTPKQLYFTEKAVLNSTIKPDNQESSKTTNYSSFDNDLHIKLGKYINKFNFDVRNSTGQDTITDKNFQIRNKNTNTANIDSESSNVSTDVNTEIITDKTILGMETLNSTLYTDVETITEFTTENVVTLQQTKSYQTTLRSNDLGEIKNTFFEDTDYSVLLFPASTVETLVTELSTTPKTYIQNDIITNPIIPNDYPDSDISFDDLIKGNEDFIELKSPLQIPFTDRPISDITGRSESRESLRNFRSTSQNNSSNYDIISNSSEKVTKTNDIFDRTETITHNISITNVTDPHDHFVNNEAVIVANKSTNKELLLNKTNTTLNFTLLFPNTKNVLNTAKIRKEIIEKIPNADEIISPRYNLTNHGLNITTDLDVKNYTESNKTQYSLGDEKRVIDKVLLSNVLLKNVTGYFQNLNEKDIEEGKKVMKLSSSTSSNSSSSSSSSSSDKKKNKSNKKSTKKLSNNTNGFKCNEEGKFVDPNNCRKYYICSKTSKSVLRRKRKKCDSDEVFDDDKKKCVDEDSYECK is encoded by the exons atggatttatttttatttttaataacg ATATTTTGTCTTCCATTGATTACAAAAACACAACCGTTTATCGATTGCTCTGGTAAGTCGTTTCTTTGCGAGAATTCGAcacattttacaatatgtgTAGACGTCGGTGGGGGTGTGTCTATGACAGTTGGGAATATTGTGTTGTCATGCCCACCTACAACGTTTTGCGATGAAAATAACACTTTCGAATGTGAATATCGAACATCGACATCAATTACACCTATCCCTACTTCCCAAGGTACTGATATAACTACAGAGACAACCGAAGCACGTCTTACGACAAACATTTACGAcgaatttctttttacaagTGACTCTCAACAGGCTGAGGAAAATACTGTTTTCCcaacacaacaaaaatatataatcccAGGCAATGCGAATGTGATATTCGACGATACAGACAATGCTGTACTTGTTTATGGCAATATCGATAGTGAATTGGTAAATAGTACctcaataaatgaaaaaataacaaaaaatgtaaatgttacgAATAGTGAGAACATCAAcgatgtgaaaaataaaattaatgacatGAATCAGAAATTTACAAGAAGAGATAAAGAACCTACACCAAAGCTTGAAGAGTCACGTAATGAATTAAGCACAGATACCACTGATAAAATGATGACATCATTTAGTGAAATACCTAGCGATAGTGTTACCACAGAAGAATCCTCTACCCTAGAatatgtaactaacacaaaaaacattgaaatttcAGCGACAACATCAATTTCTCTTCCAGATATTGGAAGTGAACTCTCAAATATTACTCATAATTCGTCAaacctaaaaaatatatctgaaaacattatcaaaaacaacaaaactatAGATATAGATACCAATTTCACAGTAAATAAACTAGCTGACAATGAATTAAGTTCAATAATAATCGAAAGATCTCCTTTTAATGCATTAGAATCTAATTCAAACCTCTCAAATGCAGTTGGCAATGATGTTAATACTTCCCATAATGATGAAATAATTACAGACAAAGCGAAAGAATTGTTAAATATGGCAACGGAAAGCTATATCCAAAATACTACATACTCAAGAGATATTTCCCCCAACTTTTCTGCGCATCTTAATGAAACAATTTCTACATTACCGGAGGAAAGTGTAATATTAACAACTTCAACACCGGTTAAAATTGCGACATCGAACTTGAATACACCAACGGAAATTTACGCTCAAAACGATGTATTTTCAAGAGGtattgttcttccagactctgTAGATTTCAATTCAGCAggcaatgtattaaaaataacaactttaaGAAGCGACAAGTTAGGGGATAATGAGAACATCATATATTTTGAAGATCTGGTACATCCTACAACGAAGGTTGACAATGTTACATCACATATGAGTACGACAACCAAAACGTATAGTCTAAACGGCATAATGCCAAATCCTATAATTCCTCCGGAATCTTCAGAATTAGATATCACTTTCGGCgatatattaaaagttaacaaaGATATTACCGATTTACAAACACCTAAACAGCTTTATTTCACAGAAAAAGCTGTTTTAAATTCTACCATAAAACCTGATAACCAAGAGAGTTCAAAAACCACCAATTATAGCTCTTTTGATAACGACTTACATATAAAACTtggtaaatacataaataagtttaactTTGATGTACGTAATAGTACCGGCCAAGACACTATAACGGACAAGAATTTCCAgatcagaaataaaaatacaaacacgGCCAACATAGACAGTGAGAGTAGTAACGTCAGTACAGATGTTAATACTGAAATAATTacagataaaacaatattaggTATGGAAACACTAAATAGTACATTATATACAGACGTAGAAACAATAACTGAATTTACTACAGAAAATGTAGTTACATTGcaacaaacaaaaagttaCCAAACGACTTTGAGAAGCAACGATTTAGGAGAAAttaagaatacattttttgaGGATACAGATTATAGTGTACTCTTATTTCCTGCAAGCACAGTTGAAACTCTGGTAACGGAATTGAGTACAACACCGAAAACatatattcaaaatgacattatTACAAATCCTATTATTCCGAATGATTATCCTGACTCCGATATCAGTTTTGATGACTTAATAAAGGGAAACGaggattttattgaattaaaatcacCTTTACAAATACCTTTTACAGATCGTCCTATTTCAGATATTACCGGAAGATCTGAAAGTCGGGAAAGTTTAAGAAATTTCAGGTCCACTTCGCAAAATAATTCATCAAATTACGACATAATATCTAATTCTAGTGAAAAAGTGACTAAAACCAATGATATATTTGATAGAACTGAGACAATAACtcataatatttctattactAATGTAACAGACCCCCATGaccattttgtaaataatgaaGCAGTTATCGTAGCGAACAAAAGTACAAACAAagaattgttattaaacaaaactaataCTACGTTAAACTTTACTTTACTCTTcccaaatacaaaaaatgtattaaatacgGCTAAGATACGTAAGGAAATTATTGAGAAAATTCCAAACGCAGATGAAATTATTAGTCCGAGATATAACTTAACTAATCACGGATTAAATATAACTACAGATCttgatgttaaaaattataccgAATCAAATAAAACTCAGTATTCATTAGGAGATGAAAAGAGAGTAATAGATAAAGTACTATTGTCTAACGTGTTATTAAAGAATGTCACCGGATATTTCCAAAATCTGAACGAAAAAGACATTGAAGAA GGTAAAAAGGTTATGAAATTGTCATCGTCAACGTCCTCAAATTCGTCTTCttcgtcatcatcatcatccagtgataagaagaaaaataaaagcaacaaAAAGTCCACcaaaaaattatctaataaTACAAATGGTTTCAAATGTAACGAAGAAGGCAAATTTGTAGATCCTAATAATTGTaggaaatattatatatgctcCAAAACATCAAAGTCTGTACTACGTCGTAAGAGAAAGAAGTGTGATTCGGATGAGGTTTTCGACGATGATAAAAAGAAATGCGTTGACGAAGACAGTTACGAATGTAAATAA
- the LOC106713559 gene encoding uncharacterized protein LOC106713559 isoform X2 yields MICLPSLVLAYGVLWLHLTSLDVPAWLGLFTPTIYLLTFGLTQCWFREAADSWGGSMGYRAMAAVGIMVTVASLVACAFVPLYLQPFIYGVFGGLGSSLISAQVDAVIFETYDSRLAIIRGICNTGQAVGQSLFPHIISVLINYYGYSFSFIVLGGIILQVLPAVLFLKIDESVRRSGVCSRYSDFYKNYTGFQNDGADNYYTAELQLTDLSKKCWKSPSDDNLHREDEEVAEDEVAGTITPPPSPEERRRNIFGVDILPDIPEESEESDDEVEQASTVKEASNNQRRFSLAIKRLSTLGDNLDEYITKQIRRDSKEDLNNFNNKEHLEIEVTYDNISPMTEIHREKILNSFSFRYQSTVTNIKRRFWIPSYRVYRVKRRLLYFMYNINDTFIKPLTRSLSCWRFYPALLLTFVKLCLTAVFLSLIPMIAQQVRPKIGMFETNFLLSLHGFTWICFLLSTPWLAQTPKRNFKYVAVFGLITSTIACFVFAQTNNHDSFAIGCVISGLGYGAVTSCCETAVQDFVGARKWPKFHSTLETLSATLLTLFVAGLSFIIGQEHGYQYSMFLIGIILSAVTILWLVLAVIALYESKLKYLRLNWRCLY; encoded by the exons atg ATTTGCCTGCCGAGTCTGGTGCTGGCATACGGCGTTTTGTGGCTGCACCTGACCAGTCTTGACGTGCCCGCATGGCTCGGTCTCTTCACACCCACCATCTATCTGCTCACCTTCGGACTAACac AATGTTGGTTTCGTGAGGCGGCTGACTCGTGGGGCGGGTCTATGGGGTACCGAGCGATGGCCGCAGTCGGCATCATGGTGACAGTGGCTAGCCTGGTTGCCTGCGCATTTGTACCCCTGTACTTACAGCCATTCATATACGGTGTTTTTGGTG gtcTGGGATCGTCATTAATATCCGCTCAAGTTGACGCAGTGATATTCGAAACTTACGACAGCCGGCTCGCAATAATAAGAGGCATATGCAACACGGGACAAGCAGTCGGACAATCTCTGTTCCCCCACATTATATCAGTTCTAATAAATTACTACGGTTACTCTTTTTCATTCATCGTTCTCGGTGGAATAATATTGCAAGTGCTGCCGGCTGTCCTTTTTCTTAAAATCGACGAAAGCGTCAGAAGATCCGGTGTATGCTCCAGATATTCAGACTTTTATAAGAATTATACAGGCTTTCAAAATGACGGTGCAGACAACTACTATACTGCCGAATTGCAATTAActgatttaagtaaaaaatgttgGAAGAGTCCATCCGATGATAATTTACACCGAGAAGACGAGGAGGTTGCGGAAGATGAAGTAGCTGGAACGATAACACCACCGCCGAGCCCCGAGGAGAGGAGAAGAAACATTTTCGGCGTAGACATATTGCCGGATATACCGGAGGAAAGCGAGGAGAGCGATGACGAAGTCGAACAAGCTTCCACTGTCAAAGAAGCGTCAAACAATCAGCGACGATTTAGCCTTGCAATCAAAAGACTGAGCACACTAGGTGACAATTTAGATGAATACATTACGAAACAAATTAGAAGAGATTCAAAAGAAGATTTaaacaactttaataataaagaacatTTGGAAATTGAAGTAACTTATGACAACATATCACCAATGACGGAGATACATagagaaaagattttaaattcgtTTTCCTTTCGATATCAGTCGACGGTTACAAATATAAAGAGAAGGTTCTGGATACCGTCGTACAGAGTTTACAGAGTTAAACGCagattgttatatttcatgtataatattaacgatacgtttataaaacctttgaCGAGATCGCTATCATGTTGGAGATTTTATCCAGCCTTATTGCTTACTTTTGTAAAGCTGTGTTTAACTGCTgtgtttttatctttaataccGATGATAGCGCAGCAGGTTAGACCAAAAATAGGGATGTTTGAGACAAACTTTCTCCTGTCCTTGCACGGATTCACATGGATATGTTTTCTATTGAGCACACCGTGGTTAGCGCAGACCccgaaaagaaattttaagtaCGTTGCTGTGTTTGGATTAATTACATCGACTATAGCATGTTTTG tttttgCACAAACCAACAATCACGATTCTTTCGCCATTGGCTGCGTGATATCCGGACTGGGGTATGGGGCTGTTACCTCGTGCTGCGAAACAGCGGTCCAAGATTTCGTTGGTGCAAGAAAATGGCCCAAGTTTCACAGCACGCTTGAAACACTTTCCGCGACATTATTAACTCTATTCGTAGCCGGTTTGTCATTTATTATAGGTCAGGAGCATGGATATCAATACTCTATGTTTTTAATAGGTATTATACTAAGTGCTGTCACTATTTTATGGTTAGTCTTGGCTGTTATAGCTCTTTACGAAAGTaagcttaaatatttaagactaAATTGGCGATGTTTATATTGA
- the LOC106713559 gene encoding uncharacterized protein LOC106713559 isoform X1, which yields MEVDTRSSGANWRWSLLFSVVFLNICLPSLVLAYGVLWLHLTSLDVPAWLGLFTPTIYLLTFGLTQCWFREAADSWGGSMGYRAMAAVGIMVTVASLVACAFVPLYLQPFIYGVFGGLGSSLISAQVDAVIFETYDSRLAIIRGICNTGQAVGQSLFPHIISVLINYYGYSFSFIVLGGIILQVLPAVLFLKIDESVRRSGVCSRYSDFYKNYTGFQNDGADNYYTAELQLTDLSKKCWKSPSDDNLHREDEEVAEDEVAGTITPPPSPEERRRNIFGVDILPDIPEESEESDDEVEQASTVKEASNNQRRFSLAIKRLSTLGDNLDEYITKQIRRDSKEDLNNFNNKEHLEIEVTYDNISPMTEIHREKILNSFSFRYQSTVTNIKRRFWIPSYRVYRVKRRLLYFMYNINDTFIKPLTRSLSCWRFYPALLLTFVKLCLTAVFLSLIPMIAQQVRPKIGMFETNFLLSLHGFTWICFLLSTPWLAQTPKRNFKYVAVFGLITSTIACFVFAQTNNHDSFAIGCVISGLGYGAVTSCCETAVQDFVGARKWPKFHSTLETLSATLLTLFVAGLSFIIGQEHGYQYSMFLIGIILSAVTILWLVLAVIALYESKLKYLRLNWRCLY from the exons ATGGAAGTTGATACACGATCTAGTGGCGCAAATTGGCGCTGGAGTCTACTGTTTTCTGTGGTTTTCTTGaat ATTTGCCTGCCGAGTCTGGTGCTGGCATACGGCGTTTTGTGGCTGCACCTGACCAGTCTTGACGTGCCCGCATGGCTCGGTCTCTTCACACCCACCATCTATCTGCTCACCTTCGGACTAACac AATGTTGGTTTCGTGAGGCGGCTGACTCGTGGGGCGGGTCTATGGGGTACCGAGCGATGGCCGCAGTCGGCATCATGGTGACAGTGGCTAGCCTGGTTGCCTGCGCATTTGTACCCCTGTACTTACAGCCATTCATATACGGTGTTTTTGGTG gtcTGGGATCGTCATTAATATCCGCTCAAGTTGACGCAGTGATATTCGAAACTTACGACAGCCGGCTCGCAATAATAAGAGGCATATGCAACACGGGACAAGCAGTCGGACAATCTCTGTTCCCCCACATTATATCAGTTCTAATAAATTACTACGGTTACTCTTTTTCATTCATCGTTCTCGGTGGAATAATATTGCAAGTGCTGCCGGCTGTCCTTTTTCTTAAAATCGACGAAAGCGTCAGAAGATCCGGTGTATGCTCCAGATATTCAGACTTTTATAAGAATTATACAGGCTTTCAAAATGACGGTGCAGACAACTACTATACTGCCGAATTGCAATTAActgatttaagtaaaaaatgttgGAAGAGTCCATCCGATGATAATTTACACCGAGAAGACGAGGAGGTTGCGGAAGATGAAGTAGCTGGAACGATAACACCACCGCCGAGCCCCGAGGAGAGGAGAAGAAACATTTTCGGCGTAGACATATTGCCGGATATACCGGAGGAAAGCGAGGAGAGCGATGACGAAGTCGAACAAGCTTCCACTGTCAAAGAAGCGTCAAACAATCAGCGACGATTTAGCCTTGCAATCAAAAGACTGAGCACACTAGGTGACAATTTAGATGAATACATTACGAAACAAATTAGAAGAGATTCAAAAGAAGATTTaaacaactttaataataaagaacatTTGGAAATTGAAGTAACTTATGACAACATATCACCAATGACGGAGATACATagagaaaagattttaaattcgtTTTCCTTTCGATATCAGTCGACGGTTACAAATATAAAGAGAAGGTTCTGGATACCGTCGTACAGAGTTTACAGAGTTAAACGCagattgttatatttcatgtataatattaacgatacgtttataaaacctttgaCGAGATCGCTATCATGTTGGAGATTTTATCCAGCCTTATTGCTTACTTTTGTAAAGCTGTGTTTAACTGCTgtgtttttatctttaataccGATGATAGCGCAGCAGGTTAGACCAAAAATAGGGATGTTTGAGACAAACTTTCTCCTGTCCTTGCACGGATTCACATGGATATGTTTTCTATTGAGCACACCGTGGTTAGCGCAGACCccgaaaagaaattttaagtaCGTTGCTGTGTTTGGATTAATTACATCGACTATAGCATGTTTTG tttttgCACAAACCAACAATCACGATTCTTTCGCCATTGGCTGCGTGATATCCGGACTGGGGTATGGGGCTGTTACCTCGTGCTGCGAAACAGCGGTCCAAGATTTCGTTGGTGCAAGAAAATGGCCCAAGTTTCACAGCACGCTTGAAACACTTTCCGCGACATTATTAACTCTATTCGTAGCCGGTTTGTCATTTATTATAGGTCAGGAGCATGGATATCAATACTCTATGTTTTTAATAGGTATTATACTAAGTGCTGTCACTATTTTATGGTTAGTCTTGGCTGTTATAGCTCTTTACGAAAGTaagcttaaatatttaagactaAATTGGCGATGTTTATATTGA
- the LOC106713556 gene encoding uncharacterized protein LOC106713556 → MNQSFKNYTKSVQGLKKECAEHGINDEEFKKLYLETLESVNKNEIQKTTRSKLYAKKRKLLLILVLLLVTVCSFKYIYNNILCNLQEFIYPGLRLIRKISIPFISLFPALTELYQEPCLIQNPFYTIVDMDCWPCSTVGNVHKVLDPQPVHQQNTAPFIYQSTQPKLDMNVLRDLYLRNRDTFDKESSKILMNNNFYVSPSQVLVQKTEDKNLYIWKINNINIARILRQIIPRAKVVPKFGQSTERYIIIDSSQTTFKIPDTECNFAFLLSLSGARTVTLSPAEECKHQCKSLKVDLKESDLLWYNWWYWRPVVQQSNDNTTFIAHVGSYC, encoded by the exons ATGAATCAAAGcttcaaaaattatactaaatcAGTTCAAGGACTAAAAAAAGAATGTGCTGAGCATGGCATCAATGAtgaggaatttaaaaaactttatttggaAACTTTAGAGtcggtaaataaaaatgagataCAAAAAACGACTCGTAGTAAATTGTATgctaagaaaagaaaattacttttaatccTCGTATTACTTTTAGTTACTGtttgttcttttaaatatatttataacaacatcCTATGCAACCtacaagaatttatttatcctGGATTAAGGCTCATTAGGAAAATATCTATTccttttatttcactttttcCTGCATTAACCg aATTATACCAGGAACCATGTTTGATACAGAACCCCTTTTACACGATAGTAGACATGGATTGTTGGCCGTGCAGTACAGTTGGTAATGTCCACAAAGTGTTAGACCCACAACCTGTACATCAACAGAATACAGCACCTTTTATTTATCAG agcacTCAACCAAAACTAGATATGAATGTATTGAgggatttatatttaagaaatagaGACACCTTTGACAAAGAATCGTCTAAAATTCTAATGAACAACAACTTTTATGTATCACCATCACAAGTTTTAGTTCAAAAAACGGAAGATAAGAACTTGTATATATG gaagataaataatataaatatagcaaGAATCTTAAGACAAATAATACCACGGGCAAAAGTAGTGCCAAAGTTTGGACAAAGCACAGaaagatatattattattgattcaAGTCAAACTACATTTAAGATACCAGACACGGAATGTAACTTTGCTTTC ctctTGTCTTTGAGTGGGGCTAGAACAGTTACTTTGAGTCCTGCCGAGGAATGCAAACATCAATGTAAATCATTGAAAGTTGATTTAAAGGAATCTGATTTAT TATGGTATAATTGGTGGTACTGGAGACCAGTAGTGCAACAATCAAATGATAATACAACTTTTATTGCACATGTCGGATCTTATTGCTGA
- the LOC106713557 gene encoding transmembrane protein 41 homolog: MSSVERRARRTTENDVQDSSYPINSTNTSDLSTSKALIIVAIIFGTSLLTLGVLYRQFPQLEESEKQYLKLPWDLEDAKNLGLVLDRYKDKYFHEVLFGVFLVYIFLQTFAIPGSIFLSILSGFLFPFYLALLLVCCCSAIGASLCFFLSNLLGKKIVRKFFPERAAQWSKAVSKHSNNLLNYIIFLRVTPFLPNWFINMSAPVIGVPLFPFALGTFIGVAPPSFVAIQAGQTLHTLTSTSDAWSWTSVTVLTIFAFVSLIPVALKHKLKQKFE; the protein is encoded by the exons ATGAGTTCAGTCGAGCGCAGAGCACGAAGAACTACCGAGAATGATGTCCAAG ATTCTTCATATCCTATAAATAGCACAAATACAAGTGACTTATCTACATCTAAAGCTTTAATAATTGTAGCTATAATTTTTGGTACATCGCTTTTAACATTAGGAGTACTTTATAGACAATTTCCTCAATTGGAAGA AAGTGAAAAGCAGTATTTAAAGTTACCATGGGACCTAGAAGATGCAAAGAATTTGGGTTTAGTTTTAGACCGATATAAGGACAAGTATTTCCATGAAGTATTGTTTGgagtatttttagtatatatttt TTTGCAAACATTTGCAATTCCGGGTTCTATTTTTCTTAGTATACTTTCAGGGTTTttgtttccattttatttagctttattattagtttgcTGTTGTTCAGCGATTGGGGCCAGTTTGTGCTTCTTTCTTTCAAATCTACTTGGGAAGAAGATTGTCAGAAAGTTTTTCCCAGAAAGGGCAGCTCAGTGGTCAAAAGCTGTGTCAAAACATAGTAATAATTTActcaattatataatatttttgagagTAACTCCATTTTTACCGAACTGGTTCATAAATATGTCCGCACCTGTGATTGGTGTGCCATTATTTCCATTTGCTCTAGGAACTTTTATTG GTGTTGCGCCACCATCCTTTGTTGCCATACAAGCAGGCCAAACTCTTCATACACTAACCTCTACAAGTGACGCATGGTCATGGACATCTGTGACAGTACTCACTATCTTTGCCTTTGTGTCACTGATACCAGTTGcacttaaacataaattaaaacaaaagtttgaatga